In a single window of the Mesorhizobium shangrilense genome:
- a CDS encoding cobalamin B12-binding domain-containing protein, protein MTGRRLRVLIAKVGLDGHDVGARVVARGLLDAGMEVIYTGLRRTPEQIARAAIEEDVDWIGISLLSGAHRILVPRIRKLLDESGAGDIRLIVGGIIPQEDVPELEAVGVARVFLSGTPIAEIVEFLKQTRTDAQNA, encoded by the coding sequence ATGACGGGAAGACGGCTGCGCGTACTGATTGCGAAGGTGGGGCTCGACGGCCACGACGTCGGTGCGCGGGTGGTCGCGCGCGGCCTGCTCGATGCGGGGATGGAGGTCATCTACACCGGCCTGCGCCGAACGCCCGAGCAGATCGCGCGCGCGGCGATCGAAGAGGATGTCGACTGGATCGGCATCAGCCTGCTGTCCGGCGCCCACCGAATACTCGTGCCGCGCATCCGCAAGCTTCTCGACGAAAGCGGGGCGGGCGACATCCGTCTGATCGTCGGCGGCATCATTCCCCAGGAGGACGTGCCGGAACTCGAGGCTGTCGGGGTCGCGCGCGTCTTCCTTTCCGGCACGCCGATCGCAGAGATCGTCGAATTCCTCAAACAGACCCGCACGGACGCCCAGAATGCTTGA
- a CDS encoding N,N-dimethylformamidase beta subunit family domain-containing protein — protein sequence MYEIDPSRLDLAREFRAAPLGPHSAELTAVLTRMRGLPIDGKHCLIVAKPREKWLLAQISGAPPRPQVVPGHVFSSIEEAEWAVFKLRWHVLTGHDLATDLGEAAALASEAVPPPDTSRVILAYADTLTAGSGDTVGIKVSTPGIETYSADVVRLHAPARGVNDAGFRESEIESLGVFAGRTQPLRLGSFAKMPDALKLPASFSIQVFVWPTLYGNPGTLLGDWSESQASGVTLFLDAAGALTLKLGDGERVEEVTTGVALPLRTWSRVAASYDAATGAVRLVQEPLPGQGFVAARRAVAEGRISLAPTASGRAVLIAARHEDDAHGESHGCHFNGKVEAPAILGSALDAEGLSALPLLSAELAVRRDIVAAWDFSREIGTGRAVDVGPNRHDGRLLNQPARAMAGHLWDGAARDFTTAPSHYGAIHFHDDDIDDAGWRTDVSIRVADDWPSGVYACRLRGGAAEAYIPFFVRPAKKKAKVAFLAPTATYTVYANNRARFFLPTTELIRGRVLDFDVADLQLLDYPLGLSTYCVHSDGSGVAYGTRLRPVTNFRPKGRLWNFAEDLFVVEWLEMLGVDFDVITDDDLHVQGKALLEPYRVVLTGAHPEYYSTEMYDAVEGYLTDGGRLMYLGGNGFYWRIAYHPDNQGIIETRRAEDGTRAWDADPGEYYMGFSGEMSGLWRRQGRSPHRLVGIGFSGQGFDRSSYFRRANGSHDPRAAFIFDGIEGEILGDFGASGGAAGEELDSFDPRLGSPAHALVLASSENHSPAYQPANDMVMVPHLGTGALFNPAVKADMVFFECPNGGAVFSTGSIAYAGALSHNGFDNDIARLTGNVLRRFADPEPFDMPAG from the coding sequence ATGTATGAGATCGATCCCAGCCGCCTCGATCTGGCCCGCGAGTTCCGTGCAGCGCCGCTTGGACCGCATAGCGCCGAGCTGACCGCCGTACTCACGCGCATGCGCGGTCTGCCAATCGACGGAAAGCACTGCCTGATCGTCGCGAAACCGCGCGAGAAATGGCTGCTCGCGCAAATCTCCGGTGCGCCGCCGCGCCCGCAGGTTGTGCCGGGCCACGTCTTCTCCTCGATTGAAGAGGCCGAATGGGCCGTGTTCAAGCTGCGCTGGCACGTTCTGACCGGCCACGACCTCGCCACCGATCTCGGCGAGGCGGCAGCGCTTGCATCCGAAGCGGTCCCGCCTCCCGACACAAGCCGCGTGATCCTGGCCTATGCCGACACGCTTACGGCCGGTTCCGGCGATACGGTTGGGATCAAGGTCTCGACGCCTGGTATAGAGACGTACAGCGCCGACGTGGTGCGGCTGCACGCGCCGGCGCGAGGGGTAAACGACGCCGGCTTTCGCGAAAGCGAGATCGAAAGCCTCGGCGTTTTTGCCGGGCGAACGCAGCCGCTCCGCCTCGGCTCCTTCGCGAAAATGCCGGATGCGCTGAAACTGCCGGCCTCGTTCAGCATCCAGGTGTTCGTCTGGCCGACGCTTTACGGAAATCCGGGCACGCTTCTGGGCGACTGGTCCGAGAGCCAGGCAAGCGGCGTGACCCTCTTCCTCGACGCTGCGGGCGCCTTGACACTGAAGCTCGGCGACGGCGAGCGGGTCGAGGAGGTGACCACCGGCGTTGCGCTTCCCCTTCGTACATGGAGCCGCGTCGCCGCGAGCTACGATGCGGCGACCGGCGCTGTCCGCCTCGTCCAGGAGCCTCTGCCCGGCCAAGGCTTCGTCGCGGCGCGCCGCGCGGTGGCGGAAGGTAGGATTTCACTCGCGCCGACGGCCTCCGGACGCGCGGTCCTCATCGCCGCACGGCATGAAGACGATGCGCATGGCGAAAGCCATGGCTGCCACTTCAACGGCAAGGTGGAGGCCCCTGCGATCCTCGGTTCCGCCCTTGATGCCGAAGGCCTTTCCGCACTTCCGCTGCTCTCCGCCGAGCTCGCTGTGCGTCGCGACATCGTCGCCGCCTGGGATTTTTCACGCGAGATCGGCACGGGCCGGGCCGTCGACGTCGGCCCGAACCGCCATGACGGACGCCTCCTCAATCAGCCGGCGCGCGCCATGGCAGGCCATCTCTGGGACGGCGCGGCGCGGGACTTCACCACCGCTCCCTCGCACTACGGCGCAATTCATTTTCATGACGACGACATCGACGACGCGGGGTGGCGGACAGACGTCAGTATTCGTGTCGCGGACGACTGGCCGAGCGGAGTCTACGCCTGCCGCTTGCGGGGCGGCGCTGCAGAGGCCTACATCCCCTTCTTCGTCCGGCCGGCGAAGAAAAAGGCGAAGGTCGCCTTCCTGGCGCCGACGGCGACCTACACGGTCTACGCCAACAACCGCGCCCGCTTCTTCTTGCCCACGACGGAGCTCATCCGCGGCCGGGTGCTCGATTTCGACGTCGCCGACCTGCAACTGCTCGACTATCCGCTCGGGCTCTCGACCTACTGCGTCCACTCCGACGGCTCAGGCGTCGCCTACGGCACCCGGCTGAGGCCGGTGACCAATTTCCGTCCCAAGGGTCGGCTCTGGAATTTCGCCGAAGACCTGTTCGTCGTGGAGTGGCTGGAGATGCTTGGCGTCGACTTCGACGTCATCACCGATGACGACCTGCATGTGCAGGGAAAGGCGCTGCTCGAACCTTACCGTGTCGTCCTGACCGGTGCTCACCCTGAATACTACTCGACCGAGATGTACGATGCGGTCGAAGGCTATCTCACGGACGGCGGGCGGCTGATGTATCTCGGCGGCAACGGCTTTTACTGGCGCATCGCCTACCACCCGGACAACCAGGGCATCATCGAGACCCGCCGCGCCGAGGACGGCACGCGCGCCTGGGACGCCGACCCTGGCGAATACTATATGGGCTTCTCCGGCGAAATGAGCGGGCTCTGGCGTCGGCAGGGCCGCTCGCCGCATCGCCTCGTCGGCATCGGCTTCTCCGGCCAGGGTTTTGATAGGTCGAGCTATTTTCGACGCGCGAACGGCAGCCATGATCCGCGCGCGGCCTTCATCTTCGATGGCATCGAAGGCGAAATCCTCGGCGACTTCGGCGCCTCGGGCGGGGCTGCAGGCGAGGAACTCGACAGTTTCGACCCCCGCCTGGGCTCGCCCGCGCACGCACTGGTGCTCGCATCCTCTGAAAACCACTCGCCGGCCTACCAGCCAGCGAACGACATGGTGATGGTGCCGCACCTGGGGACCGGGGCCTTGTTCAACCCGGCGGTCAAGGCCGACATGGTGTTCTTCGAATGCCCGAATGGCGGAGCAGTGTTCTCGACAGGCTCGATCGCCTATGCGGGCGCCCTGTCGCACAATGGCTTCGACAATGACATTGCGCGACTGACGGGGAATGTGCTTCGGCGCTTCGCCGATCCCGAACCCTTCGACATGCCGGCGGGCTGA
- a CDS encoding carbohydrate ABC transporter permease — MAEIAQRDRTRAPLRAGAKGSGGLARRFHLYANSQGGFATLLILPALTVIFAVVFFPLIYSIWLSFAEVDLLDTSGPSLDFLGVTLPLYKFVGLANYRELAGDPLYWDALWRTVYFVAAFVIEATVIGLAMALVLNTEFFGRPLLRAALLIPWSMSRVVVGLLWLGMLSSDFGALNAVMHRLGLIDGYIAFFKNGFSALNTLVLVYVWNQAPFATVLFLAGLQSIPKDLYAAAEVDGAGFWRKLWHVTLPSLRPMMFLVLVLSTVNGFLMLDLIFVMTFGGPGNDTTTVSWLGYRTAFSFFQFGPGTAILFTLTLMCVVLTVVYQRLILAKFQAE, encoded by the coding sequence ATGGCCGAAATTGCGCAACGCGACAGGACGAGGGCGCCGCTGCGTGCGGGCGCGAAGGGAAGCGGCGGACTTGCCCGCCGCTTCCATCTCTACGCGAATTCGCAGGGTGGATTCGCGACGCTGCTGATCCTGCCGGCGCTGACGGTGATCTTCGCCGTCGTGTTCTTTCCGCTCATCTATTCGATCTGGCTGAGCTTCGCCGAAGTCGACCTGCTCGACACCTCGGGTCCGAGCCTCGATTTCCTCGGCGTGACATTGCCGCTCTACAAATTTGTCGGGCTGGCCAATTACCGCGAGCTCGCGGGAGATCCGCTCTACTGGGACGCGCTGTGGCGCACCGTCTATTTCGTCGCGGCCTTCGTCATCGAGGCGACGGTGATCGGGCTGGCCATGGCGCTGGTGCTCAACACCGAATTCTTCGGCCGGCCGTTGCTCAGGGCAGCGTTGCTGATCCCCTGGTCGATGTCGCGCGTCGTCGTGGGGCTGCTGTGGTTGGGCATGCTGTCATCCGATTTCGGCGCGCTGAATGCCGTGATGCACCGACTCGGACTGATCGACGGCTACATCGCCTTCTTCAAGAACGGCTTCTCGGCGCTCAACACGCTGGTCCTCGTGTATGTCTGGAACCAGGCGCCTTTCGCCACCGTGCTCTTCCTTGCCGGCCTCCAGTCGATCCCGAAGGATCTCTACGCCGCGGCCGAGGTGGATGGCGCAGGTTTCTGGCGCAAGCTCTGGCACGTCACGTTGCCGTCGCTCAGGCCGATGATGTTCCTCGTGCTGGTCCTGTCGACGGTGAACGGCTTCCTGATGCTTGACCTGATCTTCGTCATGACCTTCGGCGGACCGGGCAACGATACCACCACGGTTTCCTGGCTCGGCTACCGCACGGCCTTCAGCTTTTTCCAGTTCGGTCCCGGAACGGCGATCCTGTTCACGCTCACGCTGATGTGCGTGGTGCTGACGGTCGTCTACCAGCGGCTGATCCTGGCGAAATTCCAGGCGGAGTAG
- the meaB gene encoding methylmalonyl Co-A mutase-associated GTPase MeaB, which yields MEGSERRRIARAISAAENRGDDCEAVLRAAYAARGRARIVGVTGPPGAGKSTFVDRLATHLARAGRRIAIVAIDPSSPFSGGALLGDRVRQGDSAAEENVFFRSVSARGYIGGLSETAVDVIAVLSGFGFDYVLLETVGAGQSDVEIREIADCTLVMTVPGLGDGVQASKAGLMETGDIFIVNKADLPNAADTAKHIRAAVSAAYMGKPGLNDVRPAKMVAAHGQASPGQRALMRRHGDMAADPSIWVPPVLSVSAARGEGIAEVAATADTYLDWLSQTGRQGERERERLYRQILRTLSTMLMARFSAPAGAETAVAEWVERIIAGRASPLEAARSLASQGQGR from the coding sequence ATGGAGGGAAGCGAACGACGGCGGATTGCACGCGCGATCAGCGCCGCGGAGAACCGCGGCGACGATTGCGAGGCAGTTCTTCGCGCTGCCTATGCGGCACGCGGGCGGGCGCGCATCGTCGGCGTCACCGGTCCGCCGGGGGCAGGCAAGTCCACTTTCGTTGACCGCCTCGCCACGCATCTCGCGCGCGCCGGACGACGGATCGCCATTGTGGCGATAGATCCGTCCAGCCCGTTTTCGGGCGGCGCGCTTCTGGGCGATCGGGTGCGCCAGGGTGACAGCGCCGCGGAGGAAAACGTCTTCTTCCGCTCTGTCTCGGCACGCGGCTATATCGGCGGTCTCAGCGAGACCGCCGTCGACGTGATTGCCGTCCTTTCCGGCTTCGGCTTCGACTACGTGCTGCTCGAAACGGTCGGCGCGGGCCAGTCCGACGTCGAAATCCGCGAGATCGCCGACTGCACGCTCGTCATGACCGTGCCCGGTCTCGGGGACGGCGTGCAGGCCTCGAAGGCCGGGCTGATGGAAACCGGCGACATCTTCATCGTCAACAAGGCAGACCTGCCCAACGCGGCCGATACGGCCAAGCACATCCGCGCGGCGGTTTCGGCCGCCTATATGGGCAAGCCGGGGCTGAATGACGTGCGGCCGGCCAAGATGGTCGCCGCGCATGGCCAGGCCAGTCCGGGTCAGCGCGCGTTGATGCGCAGGCACGGCGACATGGCTGCCGATCCTTCCATCTGGGTGCCGCCGGTCCTTTCCGTGTCGGCTGCGCGCGGCGAGGGAATCGCCGAAGTCGCCGCGACCGCCGACACCTATCTGGACTGGCTGTCGCAAACCGGCCGGCAGGGAGAGCGGGAGCGCGAGCGTCTCTACCGGCAGATCCTGCGCACGCTCTCGACCATGCTGATGGCGCGCTTCTCCGCGCCGGCCGGTGCGGAGACGGCGGTTGCCGAGTGGGTGGAGCGCATCATTGCCGGTCGTGCGAGCCCGCTAGAGGCCGCGCGGTCGCTGGCGAGCCAGGGGCAGGGCAGATGA
- a CDS encoding class I adenylate-forming enzyme family protein, producing the protein MLDANLGHGSTVGRLMSQATRRFGSCTALVAGGRSWTFAEFEAIVARLAEGLAARLAPGSRAALMMRNCADYIFLQMAIERTGLVRVPVNALATANDVALIDADCALGAIFHDQASADRIPVRDGLWRVCVDGDGAAGGPSFAELLATGLSGDAGAREGPRLDDLASINYTSGSSGRPKGVMLTHRNWAAVYRNMLIDRDIRADDTIAHIGPLTHASGTYFVPWFLRGATNVLVDGGSIDNLLAAIERHRVTVFTCVPTVLTRLVNHPRLGEFDLSSLRMIGYGAEPIPRNTLMRALDLFGPILVQNYGLTEAMMTCTTLPPEDHFDDAGNPRFGAVGRPYTFVEIVLRDEAGHPVPAGHIGEITVRSDHVTSGYWGMPEATAEVLRDGWLWSGDLARMGEDGIISLAGRSKDMLISGGFNIYPQEIEAALTSCADVVEAAVIGLPDPAWGEIAVGYVALSAGSPRNRDDILAEIKPRLGIRTPKRLDIVEHLPKNANGKVDKKALRAASQEAEAQ; encoded by the coding sequence ATGCTTGACGCGAACCTCGGACACGGCAGCACGGTCGGCCGGCTGATGAGCCAGGCGACGCGCCGCTTCGGATCGTGCACGGCGCTGGTCGCAGGCGGCCGGTCATGGACGTTCGCGGAGTTCGAGGCCATCGTCGCGCGGCTCGCCGAAGGACTTGCCGCACGGCTCGCGCCCGGCAGCCGGGCGGCGCTGATGATGCGCAACTGCGCCGACTACATCTTCCTGCAGATGGCGATCGAGCGAACCGGTCTCGTTCGGGTGCCCGTGAATGCGCTGGCGACGGCCAATGACGTCGCGCTGATCGACGCCGATTGCGCGCTGGGCGCCATTTTCCATGACCAAGCCTCGGCAGATCGTATCCCGGTCCGCGACGGGCTGTGGCGGGTCTGCGTCGATGGCGACGGCGCAGCCGGCGGGCCATCCTTCGCCGAACTTCTCGCAACCGGGCTTTCTGGAGACGCTGGCGCGCGCGAGGGGCCGCGCCTCGACGACCTCGCCTCGATCAACTACACCTCCGGCAGTTCCGGCCGCCCGAAGGGCGTGATGCTGACGCATCGCAACTGGGCGGCCGTCTACCGCAACATGCTGATCGACCGCGACATCCGCGCGGACGACACGATCGCCCACATCGGGCCGCTCACCCATGCGAGCGGCACATACTTCGTTCCCTGGTTCCTGCGCGGGGCGACGAATGTGCTGGTCGACGGCGGGTCAATCGACAACCTCCTCGCCGCCATCGAGCGTCATCGCGTCACCGTCTTCACCTGCGTCCCGACCGTCCTGACCCGCCTCGTCAATCATCCACGCCTCGGAGAATTCGACCTCTCGTCGCTGCGGATGATCGGCTATGGCGCGGAGCCGATCCCGCGCAACACGCTGATGCGCGCGCTCGATCTGTTCGGTCCGATCCTCGTGCAGAACTACGGATTGACCGAGGCAATGATGACCTGCACGACGCTGCCGCCCGAGGATCACTTCGACGACGCCGGCAATCCGCGTTTCGGGGCTGTCGGACGACCCTACACCTTCGTCGAGATCGTCCTGCGCGACGAGGCCGGGCATCCGGTGCCGGCCGGTCATATCGGCGAGATCACCGTGCGCTCCGACCACGTCACCAGCGGCTACTGGGGCATGCCCGAGGCGACCGCCGAGGTGCTGCGCGACGGCTGGCTCTGGTCGGGCGATCTCGCGCGCATGGGCGAAGACGGGATCATCTCGCTTGCCGGGCGCTCCAAGGACATGCTGATCTCCGGTGGTTTCAACATCTATCCTCAGGAGATCGAGGCCGCGCTGACGAGCTGCGCCGACGTGGTCGAGGCGGCGGTCATAGGCCTTCCCGATCCGGCATGGGGCGAGATCGCGGTCGGCTATGTGGCGCTGTCCGCCGGCTCGCCGCGCAACCGCGACGACATCCTCGCCGAGATCAAGCCGAGGCTGGGCATCCGCACGCCCAAGCGGCTCGATATCGTCGAGCACCTGCCGAAGAACGCCAATGGCAAGGTCGACAAGAAGGCGCTGCGGGCGGCCTCCCAGGAGGCCGAGGCGCAATGA
- a CDS encoding ABC transporter substrate-binding protein: MSDGSVYRTTRREFIRSAGLATLGVAAGGLSLPSLARAAPKIALVGWTFRPDMVQAYIDMFNQKYAEDVDYSTLPWPTFHPTLEQRFFAGDIVDVMYCTHNNRQRWFERGMIRNLEDLEGFEEIKSAMLPAALSSLTSKDGKHVIALPYYSAYFIMMYNDPMLKQAGFEKPGAGWDEIIEQCVKLKKDGISEYPMLPNWNPTQTGTNPQFLSDCFAEGVALFDDANKLQADQDGVAHVMERWQKMYELELVTPEIFTQASSTDTHRMMFTGKYAFHSNHCNYLQDTATDEKQSQLAGKKARITPYPGKTGDTYAWTDSYVLNAKTEALDSAWKLMRFLGANLNSDWHVQKEWAISSGVQNPYPSFYEDPAVIASTDTWVDPEILKQQAAKGKVINAFKEAWYPEYDTKVVPIMHDMIRKKATVPDTIKAMTDLYSSLA, encoded by the coding sequence ATGTCAGACGGTAGCGTTTATCGAACGACTCGCAGGGAGTTCATCCGCAGCGCCGGCCTGGCAACATTGGGCGTCGCTGCCGGCGGCCTATCGCTGCCAAGCCTGGCCCGCGCCGCGCCGAAGATCGCGCTCGTGGGCTGGACGTTCCGCCCGGACATGGTCCAGGCCTATATCGACATGTTCAACCAGAAGTACGCCGAGGACGTCGACTATTCGACGCTGCCTTGGCCGACCTTCCACCCGACGCTGGAGCAGCGCTTCTTCGCGGGCGACATCGTCGATGTCATGTATTGCACGCACAACAACCGGCAGCGCTGGTTCGAGCGGGGCATGATCCGCAATCTTGAAGATCTTGAAGGGTTTGAGGAAATCAAGTCGGCGATGCTGCCGGCGGCGCTTTCGAGCCTGACGAGCAAGGACGGCAAGCACGTGATCGCGCTGCCCTACTACTCGGCCTATTTCATCATGATGTACAACGACCCGATGCTGAAGCAGGCGGGTTTCGAGAAGCCGGGCGCAGGCTGGGACGAGATCATCGAGCAGTGCGTCAAGCTGAAGAAGGACGGCATCTCGGAATATCCGATGCTGCCGAACTGGAATCCGACGCAGACCGGCACAAATCCGCAATTCCTGAGCGACTGCTTCGCGGAGGGCGTGGCCCTGTTCGACGACGCCAACAAGCTTCAGGCGGACCAGGACGGCGTCGCCCATGTGATGGAGCGGTGGCAGAAGATGTACGAGCTTGAGCTCGTCACGCCGGAAATCTTCACCCAGGCCTCATCGACCGATACGCACCGGATGATGTTCACCGGCAAGTACGCCTTCCATTCCAATCACTGCAATTACCTTCAGGACACGGCCACCGACGAGAAGCAGTCGCAACTCGCCGGCAAGAAGGCGCGCATCACGCCTTATCCGGGCAAGACCGGTGACACCTATGCCTGGACGGACTCGTATGTCCTCAACGCCAAGACCGAGGCGCTCGACAGCGCCTGGAAGCTGATGCGCTTTCTCGGCGCCAACCTGAACAGCGACTGGCATGTCCAGAAGGAGTGGGCGATCTCGTCCGGCGTGCAGAACCCGTATCCGTCCTTCTACGAGGACCCGGCAGTGATCGCATCGACCGACACCTGGGTCGATCCGGAGATCCTCAAGCAGCAGGCGGCCAAGGGCAAGGTCATCAACGCCTTCAAGGAAGCCTGGTATCCGGAATACGACACGAAGGTCGTTCCGATCATGCACGACATGATCCGAAAGAAGGCCACGGTGCCGGACACGATCAAGGCAATGACCGACCTTTACAGCTCGCTCGCCTGA
- a CDS encoding ABC transporter ATP-binding protein, with product MATVELEGVRKNFGNLEVVHGVDLSIGEGEFTVLVGPSGCGKSTLLRMIAGLEEITSGAVMIDGEVVNHLPPKDRDIAMVFQNYALYPHKTVAANMEFGLKLRKVPDAEIRQRVAAAADILGLGELLHRYPRQLSGGQRQRVAMGRAIVRDPRVFLFDEPLSNLDAKLRVQMRTEIKALQKRLATTSVYVTHDQVEAMTMADRIVVMRNGHIEQSGAPLDLYEKPANMFVAGFIGSPAMNFMPGSVVRNGVGRVLQADGGLVIPLRDDCACDEGRSVVCGIRPEHLAICGESEPDAFAAQLRYIEPTGSQTFVFADIPGGQQVCLIASQPRALTPGSAIRLRADREAIHLFDRESGASLQ from the coding sequence ATGGCGACTGTCGAACTCGAAGGCGTGCGCAAGAACTTCGGCAATCTCGAAGTGGTCCACGGCGTGGACCTCTCGATCGGCGAAGGAGAGTTCACGGTGCTCGTCGGTCCGTCCGGTTGCGGAAAGTCGACATTACTGAGGATGATCGCGGGCCTGGAGGAAATCACGTCCGGCGCGGTGATGATCGACGGCGAGGTCGTCAACCACCTGCCGCCGAAAGACCGCGACATCGCGATGGTGTTCCAGAACTACGCTCTCTATCCGCACAAGACAGTGGCGGCGAACATGGAGTTCGGCCTGAAGCTGCGCAAGGTGCCGGACGCCGAGATCAGGCAGCGCGTCGCCGCTGCGGCCGACATCCTCGGGCTCGGCGAATTGCTGCACCGCTACCCGCGGCAGCTTTCCGGCGGCCAGCGTCAGCGCGTCGCAATGGGCCGCGCCATCGTGCGCGATCCGCGGGTATTCCTGTTCGACGAGCCGCTCTCCAATCTCGACGCCAAGCTGCGTGTGCAGATGCGGACCGAAATCAAGGCGCTTCAGAAGCGGCTTGCCACGACCTCCGTCTACGTCACCCACGATCAGGTGGAGGCGATGACGATGGCGGATCGCATCGTCGTCATGCGCAACGGCCACATCGAGCAGTCAGGCGCGCCACTCGACCTCTACGAAAAGCCCGCCAACATGTTCGTGGCCGGCTTCATAGGCTCGCCGGCGATGAACTTCATGCCTGGCTCGGTCGTGCGCAACGGGGTGGGCCGGGTGCTCCAGGCCGATGGCGGCCTTGTGATCCCGCTCCGCGACGACTGCGCCTGCGACGAGGGGCGCTCGGTCGTCTGCGGCATCAGGCCCGAGCACCTGGCGATCTGCGGCGAGAGCGAGCCGGACGCGTTCGCGGCCCAATTGCGCTACATCGAGCCGACGGGTTCACAGACTTTCGTCTTCGCCGATATCCCCGGGGGGCAGCAGGTTTGCCTCATCGCATCGCAGCCGCGCGCTCTGACGCCGGGTTCCGCGATCCGGCTCCGCGCGGACCGCGAGGCGATCCACCTCTTCGACCGGGAAAGCGGCGCCTCGCTGCAGTGA
- a CDS encoding thiolase family protein, protein MSGGVVIAAPGRTPFGRFGGALKDIPAPELGAFVIDAIVARAGLPSEKIDAAYFGVGMIGSGMLTPVRQAILRSKLRQETPSFGVDRACCSGMTAIGLAFKDIRAGEASLLVAGGFESLSRTPQLLPRSHVHRVGRVALDDPLMMRGDVVEASISGYTAREALQLGVDRRMQDEWALRSHERYFEADARGFFDAERVAYERGPVRLERDEPPRRDTSLEKLSKLRTVYDSETVTAGNAPGLSDGAAAMIAADAVAARECGLEVQAEVLAYAQVCGAPTSGSYTPAVAIREVLRKADVRLDDIALIEINEAFAATPLVSTLKLADGDKAGAERLRARTNIHGGAVAIGHPLGASGARLVMTLAAGLRARGGGLGVAAICGGFGQGDAILIKSVG, encoded by the coding sequence ATGAGCGGCGGCGTCGTCATCGCAGCACCGGGACGCACGCCGTTCGGCAGGTTCGGCGGTGCGCTGAAGGACATACCTGCGCCCGAACTCGGCGCCTTCGTCATCGATGCGATCGTTGCACGCGCCGGCCTGCCGTCCGAGAAGATCGATGCGGCCTATTTCGGCGTCGGGATGATCGGCTCAGGCATGCTGACGCCCGTGCGCCAGGCCATCCTGCGCTCGAAGCTGCGCCAGGAAACGCCGTCCTTCGGCGTCGACCGCGCCTGCTGTTCGGGCATGACGGCGATCGGTCTGGCCTTCAAGGACATCAGGGCCGGCGAGGCGTCGCTTCTCGTTGCCGGCGGCTTCGAGAGCCTGTCGCGCACGCCGCAGCTTCTGCCGCGCAGCCACGTCCATCGCGTCGGCCGCGTTGCACTGGACGATCCGCTGATGATGCGCGGCGACGTGGTGGAGGCATCGATCTCCGGCTATACGGCGCGCGAGGCGCTGCAACTCGGGGTCGACCGGAGGATGCAGGACGAATGGGCGCTTCGCAGCCATGAGCGGTACTTCGAAGCGGACGCCCGCGGGTTCTTCGATGCCGAACGGGTCGCCTACGAAAGAGGTCCGGTGCGGCTCGAGCGGGACGAGCCTCCGCGCCGCGATACCTCGCTGGAAAAGCTGTCAAAACTCAGAACCGTTTATGACAGCGAAACCGTGACCGCCGGTAACGCGCCGGGCCTTTCGGACGGCGCGGCCGCGATGATCGCCGCCGATGCGGTGGCCGCGCGGGAATGTGGGCTGGAAGTCCAGGCGGAAGTTCTCGCCTATGCGCAGGTCTGCGGAGCGCCGACCTCGGGCTCGTATACGCCGGCGGTGGCGATCCGCGAGGTGCTGCGCAAGGCGGATGTCCGGCTTGACGACATCGCACTCATCGAAATCAACGAGGCCTTCGCGGCCACCCCGCTCGTTTCGACGCTGAAGCTTGCCGATGGCGACAAGGCCGGTGCGGAACGCCTACGCGCGCGCACCAATATCCACGGGGGGGCTGTCGCGATCGGCCACCCGCTGGGCGCCAGCGGAGCGCGCCTGGTCATGACCCTTGCCGCCGGCCTCAGGGCGCGCGGAGGGGGGCTCGGCGTTGCCGCCATTTGTGGAGGCTTCGGCCAGGGCGATGCCATCCTCATCAAGTCGGTCGGGTAG